In Kordia antarctica, the following proteins share a genomic window:
- a CDS encoding DUF1853 family protein → MKTSPRITSIVKATTLDTTSLGFQTFNLSKLNLETELHFQLPTNLRLGHLAEKVVSELIKASTNYKVLYENIQILDDKQTIGEIDFIIEELKTKQLIHLELAYKFYLFDPTISSIPMHNWIGPNRNDSLKEKLEKLKRKQFPLLYHSCAKSTFETINIDEVSQALCLLVSLFIPYKYKGSFSPTYEKAIKGYYLNFELFTKLDNSEKTYYLPSKKAWGIEPSENKLWTDFTNIEKHIHTKIQEKQAPLCWQKHGESYITFFIVWW, encoded by the coding sequence ATGAAAACTTCTCCAAGGATCACATCAATAGTAAAAGCGACTACTTTAGATACTACGAGTCTTGGTTTTCAAACTTTTAATCTATCAAAATTAAACTTAGAAACTGAACTTCATTTTCAATTACCAACGAACTTACGATTAGGGCATTTGGCAGAAAAAGTTGTTTCAGAACTCATTAAAGCATCTACCAATTACAAAGTACTTTATGAAAATATTCAGATACTTGACGATAAACAAACCATTGGCGAAATTGATTTTATTATTGAAGAATTAAAAACTAAACAGTTAATTCATCTGGAATTGGCTTATAAATTTTATCTATTTGATCCAACTATTTCTTCAATTCCAATGCACAATTGGATTGGTCCAAACAGAAATGATTCTTTAAAAGAAAAACTAGAAAAATTAAAAAGAAAACAATTTCCTTTACTCTATCATTCTTGTGCGAAATCTACATTTGAAACGATAAATATTGACGAAGTTTCTCAAGCGTTATGTTTATTAGTTTCATTATTTATTCCGTATAAATACAAAGGAAGTTTTAGTCCAACGTATGAAAAAGCCATCAAAGGATATTATTTGAATTTTGAATTATTTACCAAACTCGATAATTCTGAAAAAACCTATTATCTACCTTCAAAAAAAGCATGGGGAATTGAACCTTCTGAAAACAAACTTTGGACAGATTTTACGAATATCGAAAAACACATTCATACAAAGATTCAAGAAAAGCAAGCGCCATTATGTTGGCAAAAACATGGAGAATCTTATATAACTTTCTTTATTGTTTGGTGGTAA